From the genome of Streptomyces sp. NBC_01260, one region includes:
- a CDS encoding ribonuclease activity regulator RraA — protein sequence MTTDEQAQPVFPLPVRGDAYQRADAELVGQMGQVSSATACAKLHGMGIRRTWMEGPQPLSTGQKIAGSALTLQFMPQREDIASGLAQEAVERQTALWAVLEAVQPGDVLVIQAYGSAFSGCVGDMLVRYFKRKGGAGIVVDGRIRDAPRIRELGVPIWCTGTTPHYASQSELFPWAYDVPVAAGGVLCLPGDIVVADDDGAVVVPQATAPEVVATAQDHQEWEVFSRMRLDQGAKLGNYYPLTSESRAEYEQWRDQQRSSQR from the coding sequence ATGACGACCGATGAACAGGCCCAGCCGGTGTTCCCCCTCCCGGTGCGCGGCGACGCGTACCAGCGTGCCGATGCGGAACTGGTGGGCCAGATGGGACAGGTGAGCAGCGCCACCGCGTGCGCGAAGCTCCACGGCATGGGCATCAGGCGCACGTGGATGGAGGGGCCGCAGCCCCTCTCGACCGGGCAGAAGATCGCCGGGTCGGCGTTGACGCTCCAGTTCATGCCGCAGCGCGAGGACATAGCCAGCGGCCTGGCCCAGGAGGCCGTCGAGCGCCAGACCGCCCTGTGGGCGGTGCTGGAGGCGGTACAGCCCGGTGACGTCCTCGTCATCCAGGCGTACGGGTCGGCGTTCAGCGGCTGTGTCGGCGACATGCTCGTCCGCTACTTCAAGCGCAAGGGCGGCGCCGGGATCGTCGTCGACGGCCGGATCCGGGACGCTCCGCGGATCCGCGAGCTCGGCGTGCCGATCTGGTGCACCGGCACCACCCCGCACTACGCCTCCCAGTCGGAACTGTTCCCCTGGGCGTACGACGTGCCGGTTGCCGCCGGCGGAGTGCTGTGCCTGCCCGGCGACATCGTGGTCGCCGACGACGACGGCGCCGTCGTCGTCCCCCAGGCGACCGCACCGGAGGTGGTCGCCACGGCCCAGGACCACCAGGAGTGGGAGGTGTTCAGCCGGATGCGCCTCGACCAGGGCGCCAAGCTCGGCAACTACTACCCGCTGACCTCGGAGTCGCGCGCGGAGTACGAGCAGTGGCGCGATCAGCAGCGGTCGTCGCAGCGATGA
- a CDS encoding dihydrodipicolinate synthase family protein: MNTVKCDERTTRLSGLPYQRADAVFDPAAAVELLDIPNVVGIKDGRGDVDVMLRLVTAVRTSGHPRAAEFGFLNGLPTAELSARAYAAIGVESYSSAVHCFAPDIATAFHRAVRDDDEEGEEAQRTLLTEFYPPFAALRDRVPGYAVSLVKAGAQVAGLAVGPVRPPLVKATPEHVAQRASIVDRGRTALRRLEESRA, encoded by the coding sequence ATGAATACCGTGAAATGCGATGAACGAACAACGCGGCTCTCGGGACTGCCCTACCAGCGGGCCGACGCGGTCTTCGATCCGGCAGCCGCGGTGGAGCTGCTCGACATCCCGAACGTAGTGGGCATCAAGGACGGCCGCGGCGACGTCGACGTGATGCTGCGCCTGGTCACCGCCGTACGTACCAGCGGACACCCCCGCGCCGCCGAGTTCGGATTCCTCAACGGCCTGCCGACTGCGGAGCTCAGCGCACGGGCTTACGCGGCGATCGGCGTAGAGAGCTACTCCTCGGCGGTGCACTGCTTTGCCCCCGACATCGCCACCGCGTTCCACCGGGCTGTGCGCGACGACGACGAGGAGGGGGAGGAGGCGCAGCGAACACTGCTGACGGAGTTCTACCCGCCGTTCGCCGCGCTGCGCGACCGCGTGCCCGGCTACGCCGTTTCGCTGGTCAAGGCCGGTGCGCAGGTGGCCGGTCTGGCCGTCGGCCCCGTCCGCCCGCCGCTGGTGAAGGCCACACCGGAGCACGTCGCACAACGCGCGTCCATCGTGGACCGCGGACGCACGGCGCTCCGTCGACTGGAGGAGTCCCGCGCATGA
- a CDS encoding right-handed parallel beta-helix repeat-containing protein: MSRFSRRDLLRAAGAVGAGASAALIAGPAYAGTGDRRDRAEDQKSFFVATDGKDSNRGTQAAPFATPEKARDAIRAWRQGAPGRATAPVTVFLRGGTYRRTRSFTLEAQDSGAPGRPVTYAAYNGEQVRLVGGVDLPATGFEAVSDEAIRNRLPAGSRDIVREFDLKALGITDYGQIVQTGYGLPRTVTPPELFFNSEAMTLARYPSTGFLAVGQVIDPGGNPRSVLGDPDKMAAEFAKGATFKYTDPQPSTWTDTSDVWMQGYWFYEWADGNLQIKAIDPAAQTVSTKTASMYSVKAGQRYYYYNVLEELDSPGEWYLDRATGKLYLYPPSDLTGASVQLSLLADPMAVLNGCSNVTFSNLTFEGSRGDGIVITDGTSNTVADCTLRLLGGRAVTIGDTSVSAGPHGGSGNEVRGCHIQATGQGGIALAGGDRATLTPARNRAVGNEIHDYSRLQLTYSPAVELAGVGNHVANNHIYDAPHVAVLFRGNDHVIEYNEINDVVKETNDAGAIYAGREWTGRGTVIRYNFLHDIVGSGGSHFASGVYLDDCFCGTTAFGNIFYKVDTAFQIGGGRDNVISNNIMLSSGRSVTLDERGLNWAAANVAPGGAWGMYNMLAAVPYQEEPWRSRYPNLVNIADDQPAYPKYDVVEYNALHTVAALSIAPSARTYGTVDHNLTLTADPGVVTVVDGKPTLGNDDLIAAQLPGYQRIPMNRIGLS, from the coding sequence ATGTCCAGATTCTCTCGACGTGATCTCCTCAGGGCCGCCGGGGCCGTCGGTGCCGGCGCGTCGGCAGCCCTCATCGCCGGGCCGGCCTACGCCGGTACCGGTGACCGGCGAGACCGGGCCGAGGACCAGAAGTCCTTCTTCGTGGCAACGGACGGGAAGGACTCGAACCGGGGCACGCAGGCCGCGCCATTCGCGACGCCGGAGAAGGCGCGCGACGCGATCCGGGCCTGGCGGCAGGGTGCGCCGGGCCGTGCCACGGCACCGGTGACCGTCTTCCTCCGGGGCGGCACGTACCGGCGGACGCGAAGCTTCACCCTCGAAGCGCAGGACTCCGGTGCGCCGGGCCGGCCGGTCACCTACGCCGCCTACAACGGCGAACAGGTCCGGCTCGTCGGCGGCGTGGACCTGCCCGCTACCGGGTTCGAGGCGGTCAGCGACGAGGCGATACGCAACCGTCTCCCGGCCGGGTCACGTGACATCGTCCGTGAGTTCGACCTGAAGGCGCTCGGGATCACCGACTACGGCCAGATCGTCCAGACCGGATACGGCCTGCCGCGCACGGTCACCCCGCCCGAACTGTTCTTCAACAGCGAGGCGATGACCCTCGCCCGTTACCCGAGCACCGGGTTCCTCGCCGTCGGCCAGGTCATCGACCCGGGCGGGAACCCCCGCAGCGTCCTCGGTGACCCCGACAAGATGGCCGCCGAATTCGCCAAGGGGGCCACGTTCAAGTACACCGACCCCCAGCCGTCGACCTGGACCGACACCAGTGACGTGTGGATGCAGGGCTACTGGTTCTACGAGTGGGCCGACGGCAACCTTCAGATCAAGGCGATCGACCCGGCGGCGCAGACGGTCTCCACGAAGACCGCCAGCATGTACAGCGTCAAGGCGGGCCAGCGCTACTACTACTACAACGTGCTTGAGGAACTCGACTCGCCGGGTGAGTGGTACCTCGACCGGGCCACCGGGAAGCTGTACCTGTACCCGCCGAGTGACCTGACCGGCGCGTCGGTGCAACTGTCGCTGCTCGCCGACCCGATGGCCGTCCTCAACGGCTGCTCGAACGTCACGTTCTCGAACCTCACGTTCGAGGGGTCGCGCGGCGACGGCATCGTCATCACCGACGGCACGTCCAACACGGTCGCGGACTGCACCCTGCGGCTCCTGGGCGGTCGCGCGGTCACGATCGGTGACACGAGTGTCTCGGCCGGACCGCACGGCGGATCGGGGAACGAGGTCCGCGGCTGCCACATCCAGGCCACCGGCCAGGGTGGCATCGCCCTCGCCGGCGGTGACCGGGCCACCCTCACCCCGGCGCGCAACCGGGCGGTCGGCAACGAGATCCACGACTACAGCCGCCTCCAGTTGACGTACAGCCCCGCGGTCGAACTCGCCGGTGTCGGAAACCACGTCGCCAACAACCACATCTACGATGCGCCGCACGTCGCCGTCCTCTTCCGCGGCAACGATCACGTGATCGAGTACAACGAGATCAACGATGTGGTGAAGGAGACCAACGACGCCGGCGCCATCTACGCGGGACGGGAGTGGACCGGACGCGGCACGGTCATCCGCTACAACTTCCTGCACGACATCGTGGGCAGCGGCGGATCCCACTTCGCCTCGGGCGTCTACCTGGACGACTGCTTCTGCGGAACGACGGCGTTCGGCAACATCTTCTACAAGGTGGACACCGCCTTCCAGATCGGCGGCGGCCGGGACAACGTCATCAGCAACAACATCATGCTGTCGTCCGGCCGTTCGGTGACGCTCGACGAACGAGGACTCAACTGGGCGGCGGCGAACGTGGCGCCCGGTGGCGCCTGGGGTATGTACAACATGCTGGCCGCCGTTCCCTACCAGGAAGAGCCCTGGCGGTCGCGCTATCCGAACCTCGTGAACATCGCCGACGACCAGCCGGCGTACCCGAAGTACGACGTCGTCGAGTACAACGCACTCCACACCGTCGCCGCGCTGAGCATCGCCCCGTCCGCGCGCACGTACGGAACGGTTGACCACAATCTGACACTCACTGCCGATCCCGGCGTCGTGACAGTCGTGGACGGGAAGCCGACCCTGGGCAACGACGACCTGATCGCCGCTCAACTCCCCGGCTACCAGCGGATACCCATGAACCGGATCGGACTCTCGTGA
- a CDS encoding carbohydrate ABC transporter permease codes for MKRKAGSRVGSVMLGLFALVMLVPLYLVIVNAFKPESAIRQRPFSAAPGVLSTDYLRAALSSPDYNIIKAFGVTVMFVVLVNVLSLALAGPAAYVIARGTRRWHKGMLLVFLAGLFIPGQVLVIPVIYVLRFTGLMGTIPGFVLYEATLTLPLSMFLFVGYIKSIPRELDEAAQIDGAGRLRTFWQVIFPLMQPVVVTAVVLHTIGVWTDFVNPQIVLGPTSGLYTVMTGVYSAIGLHTTDLSVVYPTLLLAIAPVLVFFVIMQRKIVGGLTAGATKG; via the coding sequence GTGAAACGCAAAGCAGGCAGTCGCGTCGGCTCGGTCATGCTCGGCCTCTTCGCCCTGGTCATGCTGGTGCCGCTGTACCTCGTGATCGTCAACGCGTTCAAGCCGGAGTCGGCGATCCGTCAACGGCCGTTCTCCGCCGCCCCGGGTGTGCTGTCCACGGACTATCTCCGAGCGGCACTGTCGTCACCGGACTACAACATCATCAAGGCGTTCGGTGTCACGGTGATGTTCGTGGTGCTGGTCAACGTGCTGTCCCTGGCCCTGGCCGGGCCGGCCGCCTATGTCATCGCCCGGGGTACCCGCCGCTGGCACAAGGGGATGCTGCTGGTGTTCCTGGCCGGGCTGTTCATCCCCGGGCAGGTCCTGGTCATCCCGGTGATCTACGTGCTGCGCTTCACGGGCCTGATGGGCACGATCCCCGGATTCGTCCTGTACGAGGCGACGTTGACCCTGCCGCTGTCGATGTTCCTGTTCGTGGGCTACATCAAGTCCATCCCCCGGGAGCTCGACGAGGCGGCGCAGATCGACGGCGCGGGCCGGCTGCGCACCTTCTGGCAGGTGATCTTCCCGCTGATGCAGCCGGTCGTGGTCACCGCGGTCGTCCTGCACACCATCGGGGTCTGGACGGACTTCGTGAACCCGCAGATCGTGCTGGGCCCGACGTCGGGCCTGTATACCGTGATGACCGGCGTGTACTCCGCGATCGGTCTGCACACCACCGACCTGTCCGTGGTCTACCCGACGCTGCTGCTGGCCATCGCACCGGTACTGGTCTTCTTCGTGATCATGCAACGCAAGATCGTCGGTGGCCTCACCGCCGGCGCGACGAAGGGGTGA
- a CDS encoding ABC transporter substrate-binding protein, which yields MVSGSRRHLVKLGAIAISAALLTGCSTGTDSAGGGKNIRMLVNITPVLTKQFYKDLVAGYVADHPGVKVTIEAPTGRGIEDTLKQQLAAGSPPDILAGGQNTALAGQMAPLPDAQWVKDSPFAEASKLDGKVWMAGTGVQLQSLVFYNKDAFTKAGVTSTPKTFDEFTAALRKLKSAGYTPMQTGGEWTTGAQALMMANPNVMNTEPQWNAKRNKGSVTFAGSNYAKFLDVYQSWIKDGLVPKDANGIKYQDMINNFTAGKSATMVMGNWLAASLADAKPGFDAGVFPVPTFDGSTPPQAANPAMPYSVLKSSKHTAEAIDLVKYLVSDKKAVTKGLSAEGNFRTGYSYKATPLTNDIAKLLDAAGGKTVAIGPGLGDNSSPAGFPDELNTQVQSMYLGTSADRVAGAMDKWWSANAPK from the coding sequence ATGGTTTCGGGTTCTCGCCGGCACCTGGTCAAGCTGGGTGCCATCGCCATATCCGCCGCACTGCTCACGGGCTGCTCGACCGGCACCGACTCAGCAGGCGGCGGCAAGAACATCCGCATGCTGGTCAACATCACTCCGGTGCTGACCAAGCAGTTCTACAAGGACCTGGTGGCGGGGTACGTCGCCGATCACCCCGGAGTGAAGGTCACGATCGAGGCGCCCACCGGCAGGGGCATCGAGGACACGCTGAAGCAGCAACTGGCCGCCGGCAGCCCCCCCGACATCCTCGCCGGCGGACAGAACACGGCTCTCGCCGGACAGATGGCACCGCTGCCCGACGCACAGTGGGTGAAGGACTCACCGTTCGCGGAGGCGTCCAAGCTGGATGGCAAGGTCTGGATGGCCGGCACCGGCGTCCAGCTCCAGTCGCTGGTGTTCTACAACAAGGACGCCTTCACCAAGGCCGGTGTCACCTCGACGCCCAAGACGTTCGACGAGTTCACCGCCGCGCTGCGCAAGCTGAAGAGCGCCGGTTACACGCCGATGCAGACCGGTGGTGAGTGGACCACCGGCGCGCAGGCCCTGATGATGGCCAACCCGAACGTCATGAACACCGAGCCGCAGTGGAACGCGAAGCGGAACAAGGGCTCCGTGACCTTCGCCGGCAGCAACTACGCCAAGTTCCTCGACGTCTACCAGTCCTGGATCAAGGACGGCCTGGTTCCCAAGGACGCCAACGGCATCAAGTACCAGGACATGATCAACAACTTCACCGCCGGCAAGTCGGCGACGATGGTCATGGGCAACTGGCTGGCGGCCTCGCTCGCCGATGCGAAGCCGGGCTTCGACGCGGGCGTGTTCCCCGTCCCCACGTTCGACGGCTCCACGCCGCCGCAGGCCGCCAACCCGGCCATGCCGTACTCGGTGCTCAAGAGCTCCAAGCACACAGCCGAGGCGATCGACCTGGTCAAGTACCTGGTCAGCGACAAGAAGGCGGTCACGAAGGGACTGAGCGCGGAGGGCAACTTCCGTACCGGGTACAGCTACAAGGCCACCCCGCTGACCAACGACATCGCCAAGCTCCTCGACGCCGCCGGCGGCAAGACCGTCGCGATCGGCCCGGGACTGGGCGACAACTCGTCCCCGGCGGGCTTCCCCGACGAGCTCAACACCCAGGTCCAGAGCATGTATCTGGGAACGTCGGCAGACAGGGTGGCGGGGGCCATGGACAAGTGGTGGTCCGCGAATGCGCCCAAGTAA
- a CDS encoding carbohydrate ABC transporter permease, with product MRPSNATLSAPGASDSPPVHERPRRTQHTPPRPLRVRAARSLSSIFMVGPALAAVVAFILIPVVVAGRLSLTDWDGFSDSYKSLGLDNYVQLFHDPGVKNAAYVTLVIAAVGTVACNVLGLGLAVMLNGEGRVKAILRGLFFYPHVLGAVIIGFLWSAILSSEGAINTLLNAAHRSKIPFLSDPHWALASVVFVVIWSTFGVNVVLYLAGLQTIPESLLEAARIDGASRWQTFRQVVLPMLAPTVTINVVLVLVQLLRVYDLVLAMTDGGPAGHTQTYAYLVLSESFLNGKIGYASAQSIVLMIVITVLAIVVVTLRQRSEKAVEQ from the coding sequence ATGCGCCCAAGTAACGCGACGCTCAGCGCTCCTGGAGCGTCGGACAGCCCGCCGGTCCATGAGCGCCCCCGTCGCACTCAGCACACTCCCCCGCGCCCGCTGCGCGTACGCGCCGCCCGCAGCCTGTCCAGCATCTTCATGGTCGGCCCCGCACTGGCGGCGGTCGTGGCCTTCATCCTCATCCCCGTCGTGGTCGCCGGACGGCTCAGCCTCACCGACTGGGACGGTTTCTCCGACAGCTACAAATCCCTGGGCCTGGACAACTACGTCCAGCTGTTCCACGACCCGGGCGTGAAGAACGCGGCGTACGTCACGCTCGTGATCGCGGCGGTCGGCACCGTGGCCTGCAACGTCCTCGGTCTGGGCCTCGCGGTCATGCTCAACGGCGAGGGGCGCGTCAAAGCGATACTGCGGGGTCTGTTCTTCTACCCGCACGTGCTCGGCGCGGTCATCATCGGCTTCCTGTGGTCGGCCATCCTGAGCAGCGAGGGAGCGATCAACACGCTCCTGAACGCGGCGCACCGCTCGAAGATCCCGTTCCTGTCCGATCCTCACTGGGCGCTCGCATCGGTCGTCTTCGTGGTGATCTGGTCGACGTTCGGGGTGAACGTGGTCCTCTACCTAGCCGGGCTGCAGACGATCCCCGAGTCGCTCCTGGAAGCGGCGCGCATCGACGGTGCCTCACGCTGGCAGACGTTCCGCCAGGTCGTGCTGCCGATGCTGGCACCCACGGTGACGATCAACGTGGTCCTCGTACTCGTCCAACTGCTGCGGGTCTACGACCTGGTACTGGCGATGACCGACGGTGGTCCGGCGGGCCACACGCAGACGTACGCGTACCTGGTCCTGTCGGAGTCGTTCCTCAACGGGAAGATCGGCTACGCCTCGGCCCAGAGCATCGTCCTCATGATCGTCATCACGGTGCTCGCCATCGTGGTCGTGACGCTGCGCCAGCGCAGCGAGAAGGCGGTGGAACAGTGA
- a CDS encoding amidohydrolase family protein yields MTAIDAHVHLWDPGLHDHAWLRSAGELNRPFLLDDLTAAAGSVTAVVVQAGRTVAEARWLLSLAARSARLSGVVVHADLADPAAVDTVDTLRAEDGSSALVGVRDPVGAGEGARLGLPQVRRSLAALGERGLTMDLLLGHGTLREAYAAARDLPQVRFVVDHAAISAVNVRREGLGEWAAQLTPLGRLPNVVCKLSGLGKATAEPGGVPMDAVARVLLDVFGPRRLMFGSDWPVSTQWSAYEDVAGAAAGVLGGLTADEAAAVWGGTAVGAYGLDPAGTSTMDRMTMIRQREH; encoded by the coding sequence GTGACCGCCATCGACGCACATGTCCACCTGTGGGACCCCGGCCTGCACGACCACGCGTGGCTGCGGTCCGCGGGCGAACTGAACCGCCCCTTCCTCCTCGACGACCTCACCGCGGCCGCCGGATCGGTGACTGCTGTGGTTGTGCAGGCCGGGCGGACCGTGGCCGAGGCCCGTTGGCTGCTGAGCCTGGCCGCGCGGTCCGCACGGCTCTCCGGCGTCGTCGTCCACGCGGATCTCGCCGATCCGGCCGCTGTGGACACGGTCGACACACTCCGTGCGGAGGACGGGAGTTCGGCGCTGGTCGGGGTCCGTGACCCGGTCGGGGCAGGCGAGGGCGCCCGTCTCGGACTGCCCCAGGTGCGGCGTTCACTCGCGGCTCTCGGTGAGCGGGGCCTGACCATGGACCTGCTGCTGGGGCACGGGACTCTGCGTGAGGCATACGCGGCGGCCAGGGACCTGCCGCAGGTGCGGTTCGTCGTCGACCACGCCGCGATCTCGGCCGTCAATGTGCGGCGCGAAGGCCTCGGCGAATGGGCCGCGCAGCTGACGCCACTGGGCCGACTGCCCAACGTGGTGTGCAAGTTGTCCGGACTCGGCAAGGCCACCGCCGAGCCGGGCGGAGTGCCCATGGATGCCGTTGCTCGGGTGCTGCTCGACGTGTTCGGGCCACGCCGGCTGATGTTCGGGTCCGACTGGCCGGTCAGCACACAGTGGTCGGCATACGAGGACGTGGCCGGGGCCGCGGCCGGTGTGCTGGGCGGGCTGACCGCGGACGAAGCCGCCGCAGTATGGGGCGGAACAGCCGTCGGGGCCTACGGACTCGATCCGGCGGGCACGTCCACCATGGACAGGATGACAATGATCCGGCAGAGGGAGCACTGA
- a CDS encoding GntR family transcriptional regulator gives MTGLNDLLEQNRGMTSGGLLSDRVYRLLRSAILSGEMAPDQRIVESDIAKRLGISQAPVREAVKRLVHESLVTHVPRLGSRVASISIEQAEQARELRGLLEEFAARAAAQRRAEGYVDQLNSVIDDMRRAALHDDPSSFRDSDMAFHRLVCQASGNHLLPRLWEVMEPSLWTLRVVSNPFYTGSRDKLVDEHARLLDILVNGREDDAAEAFRRHATGAAKPSQRDE, from the coding sequence ATGACTGGTCTGAACGATCTGCTCGAACAGAACAGAGGCATGACGTCGGGCGGGCTGCTGTCCGACCGCGTCTACCGGCTGCTGCGTTCGGCCATCCTGAGCGGCGAGATGGCGCCGGATCAGCGGATCGTCGAATCCGACATCGCCAAACGTCTGGGCATCAGCCAGGCTCCCGTGCGCGAGGCCGTCAAACGGCTGGTACACGAGAGCCTGGTCACCCACGTGCCACGGCTGGGCAGCCGGGTTGCCAGCATCTCGATCGAGCAGGCCGAGCAGGCACGAGAGCTGCGCGGTCTGCTGGAGGAGTTCGCCGCCCGAGCCGCCGCCCAGCGCCGCGCCGAGGGCTACGTCGACCAGCTGAACTCGGTGATCGACGACATGCGACGGGCGGCCCTGCACGACGACCCGAGCAGCTTCCGCGACAGCGACATGGCTTTCCACCGCCTCGTCTGCCAGGCCAGCGGCAACCACCTGCTGCCGCGGTTGTGGGAGGTGATGGAGCCCAGTCTCTGGACGCTGCGCGTGGTCTCCAACCCGTTCTACACCGGCAGCCGCGACAAGCTGGTCGACGAACACGCGCGCCTGCTCGACATACTCGTCAACGGCCGGGAGGACGACGCCGCAGAGGCCTTCCGTCGCCACGCAACCGGCGCGGCCAAGCCGTCGCAGCGCGACGAATAG
- a CDS encoding NAD-dependent epimerase/dehydratase family protein, with translation MPRQGAHATGSTDTGRILLTGAAGRVGTQLRPLAAREGRTLRLLDITTPAAVEGSGAEETVIASLTDTEALLEACRGVSAIVHLGGQSVESTLDDVLDRNVRGTLNLLEAARLAGVPRVVLASSAHAVGFHQYGGTPVAADAPARPDTLYGWSKAAIESAGRLYHDRFGMDIICLRIGSWFPTPNGMRGLSTWLSPADGHRLVEACLSCREPGFRIVWGVSRNTRGWVSLAEGEAIGYHPLDDAEQFAPEVIGECGLPDPADSITPRLGGDWCAIPLGQTL, from the coding sequence ATGCCCCGGCAAGGCGCGCACGCCACCGGCTCCACCGATACCGGCCGGATTCTGCTCACGGGCGCCGCCGGCAGGGTGGGCACGCAACTGCGGCCGCTGGCGGCGCGGGAGGGCCGCACGCTGCGGCTTCTCGACATCACCACGCCGGCCGCCGTCGAAGGGAGCGGAGCGGAGGAGACCGTGATCGCCTCTCTCACCGACACCGAGGCGCTGCTGGAGGCATGCCGGGGCGTCAGCGCGATCGTCCATCTCGGCGGCCAGAGCGTCGAGTCCACCCTGGACGACGTACTGGACCGCAACGTGCGCGGCACACTGAACCTCCTGGAGGCGGCCCGGCTGGCCGGCGTGCCCCGGGTCGTCCTCGCCTCCTCGGCACATGCCGTCGGCTTCCACCAGTACGGCGGCACTCCGGTCGCCGCAGACGCACCGGCCCGCCCGGACACCCTCTACGGCTGGAGCAAGGCCGCGATCGAGTCCGCCGGGCGCCTGTACCACGACCGCTTCGGCATGGACATCATCTGTCTGCGCATCGGAAGCTGGTTCCCGACGCCGAACGGGATGCGCGGGCTGTCCACCTGGCTGTCACCGGCCGACGGGCACCGCCTCGTCGAAGCCTGTCTGAGCTGCCGCGAACCCGGCTTCCGGATCGTCTGGGGAGTCAGCCGCAACACCCGGGGCTGGGTGAGCCTGGCCGAAGGCGAGGCGATCGGCTACCACCCGCTCGACGACGCCGAGCAGTTCGCACCCGAGGTGATCGGAGAGTGCGGCCTGCCGGACCCTGCCGACTCGATCACACCCCGGCTCGGGGGCGACTGGTGCGCCATCCCGCTGGGGCAGACCTTGTGA
- a CDS encoding aldo/keto reductase, with protein MNQVSGPGVLGRTGLTVGRLGLGCAPLGNLYEPVPEQDATGTVHAALAGGTRLFDTAPRYGSGVSEQRLGQVLAGVPRSEVVVATKVGYLLTGDGAEPDFSYDGTMRCLEESLTRLGLDRVDIAHVHDPDHHEQEALAGAFRALVDLREQGVVSAVGAGMNQSAMLERIVTRVDVDCVLLAGRYTLLDQEALTGLLPECEARGVGVVLGGVYNSGLLADPRPGARYDYRTAEPHQVAAALAIAEICARHGVPMKAVALQFGWGHPAVSTLVVGARTADEVRENLAMAQTTVPAGLWAELRAAGLLPQEVPTP; from the coding sequence ATGAACCAGGTCTCGGGCCCGGGCGTGCTGGGCCGCACCGGTCTCACGGTCGGCAGGCTCGGCCTGGGCTGCGCGCCCCTGGGCAACCTGTACGAGCCGGTTCCGGAGCAGGACGCCACCGGCACGGTGCATGCCGCGCTGGCGGGCGGGACGCGCCTGTTCGACACCGCTCCCCGGTACGGCAGCGGCGTGTCCGAGCAGCGCCTCGGCCAGGTGCTGGCCGGGGTGCCCAGGTCCGAGGTCGTCGTCGCGACCAAGGTCGGATACCTCCTGACCGGCGACGGGGCCGAGCCGGACTTCTCCTACGACGGCACCATGCGGTGCCTGGAGGAGAGCCTGACCCGGCTAGGCCTGGACCGGGTGGACATCGCGCATGTGCACGACCCCGACCACCATGAGCAGGAGGCCCTCGCGGGGGCCTTCCGCGCCCTGGTCGACCTGCGGGAGCAAGGCGTGGTGTCGGCGGTGGGCGCGGGCATGAACCAGAGCGCCATGCTGGAGCGGATCGTCACGCGGGTCGACGTGGACTGCGTGCTGCTGGCCGGCCGGTACACTCTCCTCGACCAGGAAGCTCTGACGGGCCTGTTGCCCGAATGCGAGGCTCGCGGTGTCGGGGTCGTCCTGGGCGGGGTGTACAATTCCGGCCTGCTGGCCGATCCGCGACCCGGCGCGAGGTACGACTACCGGACAGCCGAACCGCACCAGGTTGCCGCCGCGCTGGCCATCGCGGAGATCTGTGCCCGCCACGGGGTGCCGATGAAGGCGGTGGCCCTGCAGTTCGGGTGGGGGCATCCTGCCGTGTCCACTCTGGTCGTCGGAGCCAGGACGGCCGATGAAGTGCGGGAGAACCTCGCCATGGCGCAGACCACCGTCCCCGCCGGCCTGTGGGCAGAGCTGCGCGCGGCGGGGCTGCTCCCGCAGGAGGTGCCGACGCCGTGA